From the Martelella mediterranea DSM 17316 genome, one window contains:
- a CDS encoding ArsR/SmtB family transcription factor — translation MPRNFLVVDPQKDMHVIKGLAAPARISVLKLLRRKGALNVKEIGELLNLPQSTVSLSVQLLEEAGLIRTESHRARKGNQKLCTSIYDEVVIMFGDAAEERRNDAIEVAMPVGLYTACEVSAPCGLCTDEGIIGLLDVPDSFLDPARMKAGLIWFTRGSVEYQFPNNARLDNRDVAELEFSLELSSEMPGTNPDWPSDITITVNGVDIGQWTSPGDFGDRRGVFTPDWWKLKGSQYGMLKRFRVTDAGSFVDGVRMSDVCLADLRLDQKHSIRLCLSVRDDARHPGGINIFGKGFGNYDQDIVLRLTTR, via the coding sequence ATGCCACGTAACTTTCTTGTCGTTGATCCTCAAAAGGACATGCATGTCATCAAGGGGCTTGCCGCGCCCGCGCGCATCTCGGTCCTCAAGCTGTTGCGTCGCAAGGGCGCGCTCAACGTCAAGGAAATCGGCGAGCTTCTGAACCTGCCGCAGTCGACGGTGTCGCTCAGCGTGCAGTTGCTGGAGGAGGCCGGGCTGATCCGCACCGAAAGCCATCGGGCGCGCAAGGGCAATCAGAAGCTCTGCACCAGCATTTATGACGAGGTCGTCATCATGTTCGGCGATGCGGCCGAAGAACGTCGCAATGACGCGATCGAGGTGGCAATGCCGGTCGGTCTCTATACCGCCTGCGAGGTCAGCGCGCCCTGCGGGTTGTGCACCGATGAAGGCATTATCGGACTTCTTGATGTGCCCGATTCCTTCCTCGACCCGGCGCGGATGAAGGCGGGACTGATCTGGTTCACGCGCGGCTCGGTGGAGTACCAGTTTCCCAACAATGCCCGGCTCGACAACCGCGACGTCGCCGAGCTTGAGTTCTCGCTGGAGCTTTCCTCCGAAATGCCGGGCACCAATCCGGACTGGCCGTCCGATATCACGATCACCGTCAACGGCGTTGATATTGGACAGTGGACCTCGCCCGGCGATTTCGGCGATCGCCGGGGCGTGTTCACCCCCGACTGGTGGAAGCTGAAGGGCTCGCAATACGGCATGCTGAAGCGTTTTCGGGTGACCGATGCCGGCTCGTTTGTCGACGGCGTCAGGATGTCGGATGTCTGTCTCGCCGATCTCCGGCTCGATCAGAAGCATTCGATCCGCCTCTGTCTGAGCGTGCGTGATGACGCCCGCCACCCCGGCGGCATCAATATCTTCGGCAAGGGATTCGGCAATTACGATCAGGATATCGTGCTGCGCCTGACGACCCGGTAG
- a CDS encoding alpha-N-arabinofuranosidase: MQARVTAHKNFTISTIDPRLYGSFLEHLGRAVYTGIYEPDHPTADENGMRRDVIDLVRELDTPICRYPGGNFVSAYNWEDGIGPQSERPTRLDLAWRTAESNQVGIHEFARWAEAANTEMMLAVNLGSRGLDAARNFVEYVNHPGGSYWSDLRRKNGQADPWNVKLWCLGNEMDGPWQVGHKSAAEYGHLANETAKAIRAFDDKLELVVCGSSHSDMPTFPQWEATVLDETYDQVDYISLHMYFMNYEKNTREYLALPEKLDRYIGTVSGVIDYIKAKKRSKKNVKISFDEWNVWYHEREADEKRMKEWDWPHAPVLLEDIYNFEDVLQVGCIINTFIRRSDVVSIACIAQLVNVIAPIMTAPGGAAWKQTIYHPFQLASRYGRGTALALDVDCATYNADIAANVPYLDITGVHDADAGTLTFFAINRHGEEPMTIDLALERFGEIRSVEHTLIKHDDLEAVNTKENPDNVSPVKQDGASVSGGKVSITVPAYSYSMIRVKL; encoded by the coding sequence ATGCAGGCCCGCGTCACCGCGCACAAGAATTTCACCATATCCACGATCGATCCGAGGCTCTACGGCTCGTTTCTCGAGCATCTCGGACGGGCAGTATACACCGGCATCTATGAGCCTGACCATCCGACCGCGGATGAAAACGGCATGCGCCGCGACGTCATCGATCTTGTGCGTGAACTCGACACCCCGATCTGCCGCTATCCCGGCGGCAATTTCGTCTCGGCCTATAACTGGGAGGACGGCATCGGCCCGCAGAGCGAGCGCCCCACCCGCCTCGACCTTGCCTGGCGGACGGCGGAATCCAACCAGGTCGGCATCCACGAATTCGCCCGCTGGGCCGAGGCCGCCAATACCGAGATGATGCTGGCCGTCAATCTTGGCTCGCGCGGGCTCGATGCGGCGCGCAACTTCGTCGAATATGTCAATCATCCGGGCGGCAGCTACTGGTCCGACCTGCGCCGCAAGAACGGCCAGGCTGATCCGTGGAACGTCAAGCTCTGGTGCCTCGGCAACGAGATGGACGGCCCCTGGCAGGTCGGCCACAAGTCGGCCGCCGAATACGGCCATCTCGCCAACGAGACCGCCAAGGCGATCCGCGCCTTCGACGACAAGCTGGAGCTTGTGGTCTGCGGCTCTTCCCATTCCGACATGCCGACCTTCCCGCAATGGGAGGCCACGGTGCTGGACGAGACCTATGACCAGGTCGACTATATCTCGCTGCACATGTATTTCATGAACTACGAGAAGAACACGCGCGAATATCTGGCGCTGCCGGAAAAGCTCGACCGCTATATCGGCACGGTCAGCGGCGTGATCGACTATATCAAGGCCAAGAAGCGCTCGAAGAAGAACGTCAAGATCTCCTTCGACGAGTGGAACGTCTGGTATCACGAGCGCGAGGCGGACGAAAAGCGCATGAAGGAGTGGGACTGGCCGCACGCGCCGGTGCTTCTTGAGGACATCTACAATTTCGAGGATGTGCTGCAGGTCGGCTGCATCATCAACACCTTCATCCGCCGTTCGGATGTGGTGAGCATTGCCTGCATCGCCCAGCTCGTGAACGTGATCGCGCCGATCATGACGGCGCCCGGCGGCGCTGCCTGGAAGCAGACGATCTATCATCCCTTCCAGCTCGCCTCGCGCTATGGCCGCGGCACGGCGCTGGCGCTCGACGTCGACTGCGCGACCTATAACGCCGATATCGCGGCCAATGTGCCCTATCTCGACATCACCGGCGTTCATGATGCCGATGCGGGCACGCTGACCTTCTTCGCCATCAACCGTCACGGAGAGGAGCCGATGACGATCGATCTGGCGCTGGAGCGCTTCGGCGAAATCAGGTCGGTCGAGCATACCCTGATCAAGCATGACGACCTCGAAGCGGTGAATACGAAGGAAAATCCGGACAATGTCAGCCCTGTGAAGCAGGACGGCGCGAGCGTGTCCGGCGGCAAGGTTTCGATTACGGTGCCTGCCTATTCCTACTCGATGATCCGGGTGAAGCTGTAG
- a CDS encoding extracellular solute-binding protein yields MARMLGAAMGAIIAAGVFATAAQAQETVTWWDFLSGGDGVRMKQLISDFNAEHEGEITIDATTLEWGTPFYSKVRTSAAIGEGPDIMTYHASRIPLAVSQGILQQITPEDWETMGLSEADYAPATWDAVTVDGKQYAVPFDTHPIVLYYNKDALAEAGLLTEDGKPMGLDSREGFEATLKGLKEAGAEFPLASTTADGTFMFRTIYSLMGQQDGELMSDGEFLAGDNAEKLQNALAVLQGWTNDGLQTTYTDYPATVALFTSGESPLMINGVWEVPTMIDLKEQGKLFEWGAVELPVIFDHPATYADSHSFAIPANSGKEMSAEKKAAVLEVMSWMAKNSLFWATAGHIPAYGPVTESADYQGMQPNATYSSVTENMIFDPKSTLAGVAGPIYDVMSTYFVPTLNGEMEPAEAVEEIKYELNDLQ; encoded by the coding sequence ATGGCTAGAATGTTAGGTGCGGCCATGGGCGCGATAATCGCCGCGGGGGTATTCGCCACCGCCGCCCAGGCTCAGGAAACGGTCACCTGGTGGGACTTTCTCAGCGGCGGCGACGGCGTTCGCATGAAGCAGCTGATCTCCGATTTCAATGCCGAACATGAAGGCGAGATCACCATCGACGCGACCACGCTGGAATGGGGCACGCCGTTCTACTCAAAAGTGCGAACCTCCGCCGCGATCGGCGAGGGTCCTGATATCATGACCTATCACGCAAGCCGCATTCCGCTTGCCGTCAGCCAAGGCATTTTGCAGCAGATCACCCCCGAGGACTGGGAGACGATGGGCCTCTCCGAAGCCGATTACGCGCCGGCGACCTGGGACGCGGTAACGGTGGACGGCAAGCAGTACGCCGTGCCCTTCGACACCCATCCGATTGTGCTCTACTACAACAAGGACGCGCTCGCCGAAGCCGGTCTCCTGACCGAGGACGGCAAGCCGATGGGACTTGATTCCCGCGAAGGCTTCGAGGCCACGCTGAAGGGCCTGAAGGAAGCAGGCGCGGAATTTCCGCTCGCCTCGACCACTGCGGACGGCACCTTCATGTTCCGCACGATCTACTCGCTCATGGGCCAGCAGGACGGCGAGCTGATGTCCGACGGTGAATTCCTCGCCGGCGACAACGCCGAAAAGCTGCAAAACGCGCTGGCCGTGCTGCAGGGCTGGACCAATGACGGGCTTCAGACCACCTATACCGATTATCCCGCGACCGTGGCGCTGTTCACCTCCGGCGAATCGCCGCTGATGATCAACGGCGTCTGGGAAGTGCCGACCATGATCGACCTCAAGGAGCAGGGCAAGCTGTTCGAATGGGGCGCCGTGGAACTTCCGGTGATCTTCGACCACCCCGCGACCTATGCCGACAGCCATTCATTCGCCATCCCCGCCAATTCCGGCAAGGAGATGAGCGCGGAGAAGAAGGCGGCGGTTCTGGAAGTCATGTCGTGGATGGCGAAGAACTCGCTGTTCTGGGCGACGGCCGGCCACATCCCGGCCTACGGTCCGGTCACGGAATCGGCGGACTACCAGGGCATGCAGCCGAACGCCACCTATTCGAGCGTGACGGAGAACATGATCTTCGACCCCAAATCGACGCTCGCGGGCGTTGCCGGGCCGATCTATGACGTGATGTCCACCTATTTCGTGCCGACGCTCAACGGCGAAATGGAGCCGGCCGAGGCCGTGGAGGAAATCAAATACGAGCTGAACGATCTGCAATGA
- a CDS encoding carbohydrate ABC transporter permease: MMLRNKRNEAIVALLLVAPFVAIYGLIFIYPTIRLLIISFQDAPLIGSGEFVGLENYTRLWGDRRFNTAFWNTAYFVAITVIPGTLVAFAIALGINRLKGRVQALVLAMFFLPYILPVSVVYLIWDWTLNFQFGIAMYIFDILGIDRVPVFKSTVWFMPAVGLITIWWTAGFSILLFLSGLRAIPAEIYEAAALDNASRLTTFRQLTWPLMWPVTALVLTIQLILQLKIFDQVYLFSVGGRPNDNLVLVYYVFQRAFQYDQGGRAAAAAVVLFIIVIVVSVLNFQLTRLSKGRE; the protein is encoded by the coding sequence ATGATGCTCCGCAACAAACGAAACGAAGCGATTGTCGCCCTGCTTCTGGTCGCGCCGTTCGTCGCAATCTACGGATTGATCTTCATCTATCCGACCATCCGGCTGCTCATCATCTCGTTTCAGGATGCGCCGCTGATCGGCAGCGGCGAGTTTGTCGGCCTCGAGAATTATACGCGGCTCTGGGGTGACCGACGCTTCAACACTGCGTTCTGGAACACCGCCTATTTCGTCGCCATCACCGTCATTCCCGGAACATTGGTGGCCTTCGCCATCGCGCTCGGCATCAACCGGCTGAAGGGCCGCGTGCAGGCGCTGGTGCTGGCGATGTTCTTCCTGCCCTATATCCTGCCGGTATCGGTGGTCTATCTGATCTGGGACTGGACTCTGAACTTCCAGTTCGGCATCGCCATGTATATCTTCGATATCCTCGGGATCGACCGGGTGCCGGTGTTCAAGTCGACGGTCTGGTTCATGCCGGCGGTCGGCCTCATCACGATATGGTGGACCGCGGGCTTCTCGATCCTGCTTTTTCTCTCCGGACTGCGCGCCATCCCTGCCGAGATCTACGAGGCGGCCGCCTTGGACAACGCATCCCGCCTGACGACCTTCCGGCAACTGACCTGGCCGCTGATGTGGCCGGTGACGGCGCTGGTGCTGACGATCCAATTGATCCTGCAATTGAAGATTTTCGACCAGGTCTATCTGTTTTCCGTCGGCGGACGGCCAAACGACAATCTGGTGCTTGTCTATTACGTGTTCCAGCGGGCCTTCCAGTATGACCAGGGCGGCCGGGCCGCTGCCGCTGCCGTCGTCCTGTTCATCATCGTCATCGTGGTGTCGGTTCTCAACTTCCAGCTGACACGGCTTTCGAAGGGGCGCGAATGA
- a CDS encoding carbohydrate ABC transporter permease produces the protein MNATTAKRLNLAGLVITLLTVFIAVLWAFPLYWGVISSLKPEDEVVRRYIELWPDTLTFSHYYFALTQTQIGVWYLNSIVTALAITVLTVGSSMFCGYAISQLQFPFRRVLWWLILASFMVPMQVLIVNHFELMARFGLINTWAGIVLPQLIHPVVIIVYKHFFDNVPKDFREAAAMDNASEWRILTRIYMPMNWGVTTALAIVTFIWSWNAFLWPFLAVTKTEMMTITVGITQVNDAFGVYYARELSAAVLAGLPVAVAYLIFQRRVTQAITLSAGIKG, from the coding sequence ATGAACGCAACAACCGCAAAACGTCTCAACCTCGCCGGTCTCGTGATCACGCTGCTGACAGTATTCATCGCCGTATTGTGGGCTTTTCCGCTCTATTGGGGGGTGATTTCATCGCTCAAGCCGGAAGACGAGGTGGTGCGCCGCTATATCGAATTATGGCCGGACACCCTGACCTTCTCGCATTACTATTTCGCGCTCACCCAGACCCAGATCGGCGTCTGGTATCTGAATTCGATTGTCACCGCGCTTGCGATCACGGTGCTGACCGTCGGTTCCTCGATGTTCTGCGGCTATGCCATCTCGCAGCTTCAGTTCCCGTTCCGGCGGGTTCTGTGGTGGCTGATCCTGGCCAGTTTCATGGTGCCGATGCAGGTGCTGATCGTGAACCACTTCGAACTGATGGCGCGTTTCGGCCTCATCAACACCTGGGCCGGGATCGTTCTGCCGCAGTTGATCCACCCGGTGGTGATCATCGTCTACAAGCATTTTTTCGACAACGTGCCCAAGGATTTCCGGGAAGCGGCGGCCATGGATAACGCCTCCGAATGGCGCATTCTCACGCGCATCTACATGCCGATGAACTGGGGCGTCACCACCGCGCTTGCAATCGTCACCTTCATCTGGTCGTGGAATGCGTTTCTGTGGCCGTTCCTGGCGGTTACCAAGACCGAAATGATGACGATCACCGTCGGCATCACCCAGGTCAACGACGCCTTCGGCGTCTATTACGCCCGCGAACTGTCAGCCGCCGTGCTGGCCGGTCTCCCGGTCGCGGTCGCCTATCTGATCTTCCAGCGTAGGGTGACCCAGGCCATCACCCTTTCCGCCGGTATCAAGGGGTAG
- a CDS encoding ABC transporter ATP-binding protein — protein MAPIKLDSVSKSFGNVNVINDISLAVESGELMVFLGPSGSGKSTLLRMIAGLETIDDGALTIDGVRSENLAPGQRNVAMVFQNYALYPHMTVHDNMAFGLRNIGMSADEIETRVLEAARMLEMEELLKRRPAQLSGGQRQRVAIGRAIVKEPKAFLFDEPLSNLDAALRVRTRVELARLHNRMQATMIYVTHDQTEAMTLADRIVVLNNCRIEQIGTPMEVYLRPASRFVAGFVGSPGMNFLEVDLSADDRVARLKDGSTVEIDIPEMKPGRYEMGIRPEAVQAVDEDERHAVTTTATVGVVERLGERTLLYCTLEDGTELIATDKGRSEARTGDRVKLAFDATALHLFDDAGNAYHVH, from the coding sequence CTCGCTCGCCGTCGAATCCGGTGAACTGATGGTGTTTCTCGGGCCGTCGGGTTCGGGAAAGTCGACGCTGCTGCGGATGATCGCGGGGCTTGAAACCATCGATGACGGGGCATTGACGATCGACGGGGTCCGCAGCGAAAATCTCGCGCCGGGCCAGCGCAATGTCGCGATGGTGTTCCAGAACTACGCGCTCTATCCGCACATGACCGTGCACGACAACATGGCGTTCGGCCTGCGCAATATCGGCATGAGCGCGGATGAGATCGAGACCCGGGTGCTTGAAGCCGCGCGCATGCTGGAGATGGAGGAACTGCTGAAACGGCGACCCGCCCAGCTTTCCGGCGGCCAGCGCCAGCGGGTCGCGATCGGCCGGGCGATCGTCAAGGAACCCAAGGCCTTCCTGTTCGATGAGCCGCTCTCCAATCTCGATGCGGCGCTCAGGGTCAGAACCCGCGTCGAACTTGCGCGGCTGCATAACCGCATGCAGGCGACGATGATCTATGTGACCCATGACCAGACCGAGGCGATGACGCTCGCCGACCGGATCGTGGTGCTCAACAATTGCCGGATCGAGCAGATCGGCACGCCGATGGAGGTCTATCTCAGGCCGGCCTCGCGCTTCGTGGCCGGTTTTGTCGGGTCGCCCGGCATGAATTTCCTGGAGGTGGATCTTTCAGCCGACGACCGTGTGGCCCGTCTCAAGGATGGTTCGACGGTTGAGATCGACATTCCAGAGATGAAACCCGGACGCTACGAGATGGGCATTCGGCCGGAAGCCGTGCAGGCGGTGGATGAGGATGAGCGCCATGCGGTCACCACCACCGCGACGGTTGGCGTTGTCGAGCGTCTCGGCGAGCGAACCCTGCTCTACTGCACCCTGGAAGACGGCACGGAGCTGATCGCCACCGACAAGGGACGTTCCGAAGCCAGAACCGGCGATCGGGTGAAGCTCGCCTTCGACGCGACCGCGCTTCACCTCTTCGATGACGCCGGAAACGCCTATCACGTTCATTGA